The Apium graveolens cultivar Ventura chromosome 6, ASM990537v1, whole genome shotgun sequence genome contains a region encoding:
- the LOC141664186 gene encoding short-chain dehydrogenase TIC 32, chloroplastic-like yields MAVRNVDAGGKLKEEFLQKMPNARIDVMKIDLNSMDSVQKFASAYISRGLPPNILINNAGIIPVVKFTFSKDNIEQAFAVNNLGQFLLTDILLDTMKKTARESQIEG; encoded by the exons ATGGCAGTGAGAAATGTTGATGCTGGTGGAAAACTCAAAGAAGAATTCTTGCAAAAGATGCCCAATGCTAGAATTGATGTCATGAAGATTGATCTCAATTCAATGGATTCGGTACAGAAATTTGCTTCAGCATATATTTCTCGCGGTCTTCCTCCCAACATTCTCAT TAACAATGCAGGTATCATACCTGTTGTCAAGTTCACGTTTTCAAAAGACAACATTGAACAAGCATTTGCAGTCAACAATTTGG GTCAATTTCTTTTGACGGACATTTTGTTGGACACCATGAAAAAGACAGCCCGTGAAAGCCAGATTGAGGGATGA